The Polyangium aurulentum genomic interval AGATCGACCTCGACCGTGGGCGCGATGCCGAGCGCGCGCGTGATCACGTTCTTCGGCAGGTACTTCAGATCCATCTCCGTCAGCTCGGGCCGCTCGAGCAGCGCGTCCGAGATGAGCGAGTGATCGCGCGTGAGCTGCTTGATCTCTCGTCCGCGCACGCGGTAGCAGCGGCTGTCGCCCGCGTGCGCCACGTAGAGCATGTCCTCGGCCGGCGCGTACGCGGCCGCCACCACCGTGGTCCCCATCCCGCGGTACATGCGCGAGTCGTCCGCGCGCGCGAAGATCTTCGCGTTCGCCTCGAGCACCGCCGCGCGCAGCCGCTCGCCCACGGTCCTTGGCCCCTCTCCCCCGTCCGCGCCGCGGAAGTACTTGGCGATGGCGCTCGCCGCCATCCGGCTCGCCACCTCGCCGGACTGATGGCCGCCCATTCCGTCCGCGACGACGAACACGTTGAACTCGGGCAGCAGGATGAAGCGGTCCTCGTTGTGGTTCCGCTGCCTGCCGACATCCGAAACACCCGCCGCGATGGCCCGCATTCACGAGCATTGTAGGAGCATTTCCCCTCCGCCGAACAGATCCTAAGCTTCGGTTCATGTTC includes:
- a CDS encoding Stp1/IreP family PP2C-type Ser/Thr phosphatase, whose protein sequence is MRAIAAGVSDVGRQRNHNEDRFILLPEFNVFVVADGMGGHQSGEVASRMAASAIAKYFRGADGGEGPRTVGERLRAAVLEANAKIFARADDSRMYRGMGTTVVAAAYAPAEDMLYVAHAGDSRCYRVRGREIKQLTRDHSLISDALLERPELTEMDLKYLPKNVITRALGIAPTVEVDLRAERAERGDVFLLCSDGLHGLVTDEQIASIVNEHEVLTDACAALVQAANDSGGRDNVTVVLVRIEADDPPWAAKRARP